One region of Halodesulfovibrio sp. MK-HDV genomic DNA includes:
- a CDS encoding HlyD family type I secretion periplasmic adaptor subunit, producing the protein MKKTRFRNEDIEFMSEVDAALRHRGHPKAYLLSIFIVLVFIAFGVWANYAVLDEVTRGMGAVVPSRKIQELQNLEGGILSELLVTEGQIVEKGQILVRIDNEQAESVVRDAESKSLEHKIAIIRLTAEANDTPLAYPEDLTKEAPQMVEDQISIYNSRKMKLESELSVLASQQFQRDQEIQEMISKRKQLISSHNIAKQRRDIARPLMKKKVYPKIDYLQLEEHLIQLQGDIEALSLAIPRIRRAAEEAGERTKQRYAEFKNEAHREINQRRVEMRSLREAMAAGHDRVTRTDLRAPVRGTVKQIAANTLGGVIRPGDTILEIVPLDDTLLVEARVRPADIAFLHPGQKAMIKITAYDFSIYGGLEGYVEQISADTIEDKRGESFYLVKLRTKTNTIMYRGENLPIIPGMTTSVDILTGKKSVLDYLLKPILKAKQNALRER; encoded by the coding sequence ATGAAAAAAACTCGTTTTAGAAATGAAGATATTGAATTCATGAGTGAAGTTGATGCCGCCCTGCGTCATCGCGGTCACCCCAAAGCATATCTCCTCTCTATATTTATCGTTCTCGTTTTTATCGCGTTCGGAGTATGGGCAAATTACGCAGTACTTGATGAAGTAACCCGCGGCATGGGCGCTGTTGTTCCGTCCAGAAAGATTCAGGAATTGCAGAACCTCGAAGGCGGAATCTTAAGCGAACTGCTTGTAACCGAAGGTCAGATTGTTGAAAAAGGACAGATTCTTGTCCGCATCGACAATGAACAGGCAGAAAGTGTTGTTCGTGACGCAGAGTCAAAGTCTCTTGAACATAAAATAGCGATCATACGCCTTACAGCAGAAGCAAACGACACTCCGCTTGCCTATCCTGAAGATCTGACAAAAGAAGCGCCACAGATGGTGGAAGATCAGATATCCATCTACAACTCACGTAAGATGAAACTGGAAAGTGAACTCAGCGTACTCGCTTCACAGCAGTTTCAGCGAGACCAAGAGATTCAGGAAATGATCAGTAAGCGAAAGCAGCTTATTTCCAGCCATAATATTGCAAAACAACGTCGCGACATTGCCCGCCCGCTTATGAAGAAGAAAGTTTACCCAAAAATCGATTACCTTCAGCTTGAAGAGCACCTAATTCAGCTGCAAGGTGACATTGAAGCACTGTCACTTGCGATTCCACGTATCCGCAGAGCCGCAGAAGAAGCCGGAGAACGGACAAAACAGCGCTATGCAGAATTTAAAAACGAAGCACATCGTGAAATCAACCAACGCCGTGTTGAAATGCGTTCTTTACGCGAAGCAATGGCTGCCGGTCACGACCGTGTAACACGTACCGACTTGCGTGCACCTGTGCGCGGCACAGTTAAACAGATTGCAGCTAACACGCTTGGCGGGGTTATTAGACCGGGTGATACTATTCTGGAAATTGTACCACTTGATGATACATTGCTTGTTGAAGCACGTGTGCGTCCTGCTGACATTGCATTCTTGCATCCGGGGCAAAAAGCAATGATCAAAATTACAGCATATGACTTTTCTATTTATGGTGGACTCGAGGGTTACGTAGAACAAATTAGCGCTGATACAATTGAAGACAAGCGTGGCGAAAGTTTTTATCTTGTAAAACTACGCACAAAAACCAATACTATTATGTATCGGGGAGAGAACTTGCCAATTATTCCCGGTATGACAACTTCAGTTGATATTTTGACAGGTAAAAAATCTGTTCTCGACTATCTGCTGAAACCAATTTTAAAGGCAAAACAAAACGCTCTGAGAGAACGGTAA
- a CDS encoding type I secretion system permease/ATPase, translating into MPDSNHKQPVPEATAKSEPDDTGKSSKEEAQQPAPKQAQQPASNDASNPAQPNQQPPAGPKTIVDAPLPSDVDFESPLLRSLVHLFSLLGKPLTLEQLKAGLPEHGTQSHTSACLRAATQAGMNAKAVRRNSLAEISTLTLPCIILLKNKGAGVLTSLTETHAKVIFPEMNSTPISVLNDKLEEEYAGYVIFGQIKGRLDSRASQLKLLKTKRWFWDTILYFLPIYKHVGLASIIINLLAIASPLFFMNVYDRVVPNNAIDTLWVLAIGIGIALLFDFILRNLRSYFCDVAGKNSDIILASRLMQHIMALRLDDKPDSTGTMANNLREFESLREFFSSTTLLAIVDLPFLFIFLTLIHFIGGPMALIPAFAIPVVILVGIILQFPFQRAIESGYKEGAQKHALLIEIINGIETVKTSMAEGHMQQMWEKVVGMSAASSNRAKRLANFSMTFTMFAAQTVSVFIIVFGVYRISEGELTMGGLIACNILAGRAMAPLSQIAGMLSRLQQSRMALKSLDMIMQLPTESQDEYTGISYEKLDASLTFDSLAFKYPNAERFALEDTHLKIRKGERVGIIGRMGSGKSTFGKLCVGLYRPTEGAVKLGGVDIRQMDIADLRSRTGYVSQDNYLFYGSVRDNIAIGNPQADENAILRAASIAGVTEFVQSSPAGFGLQVGERGMSLSGGQRQSIALARALLTDPDIIILDEPSSNMDNGSELTFKRKLAHIVPGKTLILITHRLSMLDVVDRLIVMDNGKVVADGPKATVLEALKKDQIKKAPTRAA; encoded by the coding sequence ATGCCTGATTCTAATCATAAACAGCCTGTGCCGGAAGCTACTGCTAAATCCGAACCGGACGACACAGGGAAATCTTCGAAAGAAGAAGCTCAACAGCCTGCACCCAAACAAGCTCAACAGCCCGCCTCAAACGACGCCAGCAACCCTGCACAACCAAACCAGCAGCCTCCCGCAGGGCCTAAAACAATAGTTGATGCCCCACTGCCGTCAGATGTTGATTTTGAATCACCCCTATTGCGCTCTCTCGTACACCTCTTTTCATTACTCGGAAAACCACTCACCCTTGAACAACTCAAGGCCGGTCTTCCAGAACACGGAACACAATCGCACACCTCGGCCTGCCTGCGTGCTGCTACACAAGCCGGTATGAATGCCAAGGCTGTGCGTCGTAATTCTCTCGCAGAAATTTCTACACTCACCCTTCCTTGCATTATTCTTCTTAAGAACAAGGGCGCGGGAGTGCTCACATCCCTGACAGAAACACACGCAAAAGTTATTTTTCCAGAAATGAATAGCACGCCGATTTCTGTTCTGAATGACAAGCTCGAGGAAGAATACGCAGGCTATGTAATCTTCGGGCAGATTAAAGGACGTCTCGACAGCCGAGCCAGCCAATTAAAACTGTTAAAAACAAAGCGCTGGTTCTGGGATACCATTCTTTATTTCTTACCAATTTATAAGCATGTCGGACTTGCAAGCATCATCATCAACCTGCTTGCCATTGCCTCACCGCTGTTCTTTATGAACGTGTACGACAGGGTAGTACCTAACAACGCGATTGATACGCTTTGGGTACTGGCTATTGGTATCGGTATCGCACTTCTGTTTGATTTTATACTCCGCAACCTCCGGAGTTACTTCTGCGACGTTGCAGGGAAAAACTCTGATATCATCCTCGCTTCTCGGCTTATGCAACACATTATGGCGTTGCGTCTGGATGACAAGCCGGACTCCACAGGAACAATGGCGAACAACCTGCGAGAATTTGAATCACTCCGTGAATTCTTCAGCTCGACAACCTTGCTCGCTATCGTTGATTTACCGTTTTTGTTCATATTCCTCACGCTTATTCATTTCATCGGCGGGCCAATGGCGCTTATTCCCGCTTTTGCTATCCCCGTCGTAATTCTCGTCGGCATCATTTTACAGTTTCCGTTCCAGCGTGCCATTGAATCCGGCTACAAAGAGGGTGCGCAAAAACACGCCCTGCTTATCGAAATCATTAACGGCATTGAAACAGTAAAAACAAGCATGGCTGAAGGCCACATGCAGCAGATGTGGGAAAAAGTAGTCGGCATGAGTGCTGCTTCCAGCAACCGCGCAAAACGCCTTGCAAACTTTTCTATGACCTTCACAATGTTTGCGGCTCAAACCGTTTCAGTCTTTATTATTGTATTCGGTGTATACCGTATCAGCGAAGGTGAATTAACTATGGGTGGTCTTATCGCCTGTAACATCCTCGCCGGTCGTGCAATGGCACCGCTTAGCCAGATTGCTGGAATGCTCTCACGCTTGCAGCAGTCACGCATGGCACTAAAATCTCTCGATATGATTATGCAGCTTCCTACGGAATCTCAGGATGAATACACTGGTATCAGCTATGAGAAGCTGGACGCGTCACTCACTTTTGATTCACTTGCTTTTAAATATCCAAATGCAGAACGTTTTGCGCTTGAAGATACTCACTTAAAAATCCGTAAAGGTGAACGAGTAGGCATTATCGGCAGAATGGGTTCCGGTAAGAGTACATTCGGCAAACTCTGCGTTGGTCTGTACCGTCCTACAGAAGGCGCAGTAAAACTCGGTGGCGTTGATATCCGCCAAATGGATATAGCCGACCTCCGATCCCGTACCGGCTATGTATCACAGGATAACTATCTATTTTACGGCTCGGTGCGCGACAACATCGCCATAGGTAACCCGCAGGCAGATGAAAACGCGATTCTCCGCGCAGCATCCATTGCCGGCGTTACAGAGTTTGTTCAGTCTAGCCCTGCCGGTTTCGGCCTACAGGTCGGTGAACGCGGCATGTCGCTCTCCGGTGGTCAGCGCCAATCCATTGCACTGGCTCGGGCGCTCTTGACCGATCCGGATATCATTATCTTAGACGAACCAAGTTCCAACATGGATAACGGCTCTGAGCTCACATTTAAGCGCAAACTAGCGCATATCGTGCCGGGTAAGACACTTATTCTCATCACGCACCGCCTTAGCATGCTGGATGTTGTTGATAGACTTATAGTAATGGATAACGGGAAGGTAGTAGCAGATGGCCCTAAAGCGACAGTTCTTGAAGCGTTGAAAAAAGATCAGATCAAAAAAGCACCGACAAGAGCGGCGTAG
- a CDS encoding TolC family protein: MKRMYALLVMTAVLLGCVSVASAEISLKETVLATLKTYPRIAALESESKAAKQDNRSAWGGYLPDVDATGSYGPTQHNSPTTRFQGREDEWRGALEGRVSITQLLYDGRFTQSRVERTEASYKSSQSQIIDAGERFGLDAVIAHLTVIRNKALVELAEDNAQQYRDILVSMQELVDAGGGSVADLTLTQGRLARALATLATQHSEYEIAVAQYTRLTGMDPEELEDVEVSDAAPVDIETAFMRMQSENPSLDTRKHELDVAQGLIDERESYYYPKFTGEGSYNYTEEMQGVTDYTTDFRFAVVGSWNLYNGGSDLAATRAAVARKVTAHEDFRDTIDELYRQVAATWSEQQAAYEQVEQYNSAVGFNVETRDVYAQQFTVGQRTLLDVLDAENELFVTRGRLVSAKVNVLIASYRLLALGGGLVPSFGLQASDYVSVAE, encoded by the coding sequence ATGAAAAGAATGTACGCGTTGTTAGTAATGACTGCGGTACTGTTGGGATGTGTGAGTGTTGCTTCAGCAGAAATTTCGTTGAAAGAGACAGTGCTTGCAACATTGAAAACATATCCGCGTATTGCCGCGCTTGAAAGTGAAAGTAAGGCTGCAAAGCAGGATAACAGATCTGCATGGGGTGGGTACCTTCCAGACGTAGATGCAACCGGTTCATACGGACCGACACAGCATAATAGTCCTACCACTCGTTTTCAGGGTAGAGAAGACGAATGGCGCGGAGCACTTGAAGGCCGTGTCAGCATTACTCAGCTTCTTTATGATGGTCGGTTTACCCAGAGTCGCGTTGAGCGTACTGAGGCCTCATACAAATCTTCACAGAGCCAGATCATAGATGCTGGTGAACGATTTGGTCTTGATGCTGTTATTGCACATCTTACCGTAATTCGGAATAAGGCTCTTGTTGAGCTTGCAGAAGATAACGCACAGCAGTACCGGGATATTCTTGTTTCTATGCAAGAACTCGTTGATGCTGGCGGCGGCAGTGTTGCTGACCTTACCCTGACTCAGGGTCGTTTGGCTCGTGCTCTTGCAACACTTGCTACACAGCATAGTGAGTATGAAATTGCTGTTGCACAGTACACACGTTTGACCGGTATGGATCCGGAAGAGCTTGAAGATGTAGAAGTTTCTGATGCTGCACCAGTTGATATTGAAACAGCATTCATGCGCATGCAGTCCGAAAACCCGAGTCTCGATACTCGTAAACACGAGCTTGATGTCGCGCAGGGACTCATCGACGAACGCGAATCGTACTACTATCCTAAATTTACTGGTGAAGGTTCATACAACTACACTGAAGAAATGCAGGGTGTAACAGACTACACCACTGATTTCCGTTTCGCTGTAGTAGGTTCATGGAATCTGTACAACGGTGGTAGCGATCTTGCTGCAACCCGTGCAGCAGTCGCTCGTAAAGTGACAGCTCATGAAGACTTCCGTGATACCATTGATGAGCTTTACAGACAGGTTGCTGCAACTTGGAGTGAACAGCAGGCTGCATACGAACAGGTTGAACAGTACAATAGTGCTGTTGGCTTCAACGTAGAAACACGTGACGTTTACGCTCAGCAGTTTACTGTTGGCCAGCGCACCTTGCTTGACGTTCTCGATGCAGAAAATGAATTATTTGTTACCCGCGGACGTCTGGTGTCAGCAAAAGTGAACGTGCTTATTGCTTCCTACCGTCTGCTCGCCCTTGGTGGCGGACTTGTACCTTCCTTTGGTTTACAGGCATCTGATTACGTTTCAGTGGCTGAATAG
- a CDS encoding HAMP domain-containing sensor histidine kinase, whose amino-acid sequence MVLKSISAKLIATFLLILALSLAIYVILFSITMHRDAERSIVRSIPMISTLLNTEFAGLNVVPHPEGAATLREISQVLPGLQHTLQAEYLWVITPSGGIITSPNTAIPDHTIFSTKTLKDDIQLAFFRSLETDELQVLIFPISLWNGKGKIAIVQQTTWPSHKILIDFLVPTAGTGLLIGLIVLPLITRTLRPLKDLEEKVINFATGDLSERVVPVDDDEVGRLSRTFNIMADNLEQMTRFRHELTANISHELRSPLTRIQMSEELAYLSCEQHDYKNVIKHLNSIRGEVAELDGLIEEILKLSKMELNTQIGEIGACDLTDTVQRLLRKSAPIIERKELVVQTNFSHDCVITCNYPMVNLAISNLMSNALKFSKDKGTIRAATFSSSRTVSVEIFNSFYRTLSSAELISIFEPFSRAEGESVPGTGLGLALVSKVAEQHDGTISAENRAHGILFRITLPRALAEQKTTSTT is encoded by the coding sequence ATGGTACTCAAGTCTATTTCTGCTAAGCTGATCGCAACATTTCTTTTAATTCTTGCGCTCAGCTTAGCAATTTACGTTATCCTGTTCTCCATAACAATGCATCGGGACGCAGAACGGTCTATTGTCCGCTCTATTCCGATGATCTCGACGCTGCTCAATACTGAATTTGCAGGTCTGAACGTTGTTCCGCACCCTGAAGGAGCAGCAACTTTGCGTGAAATTTCACAGGTACTACCCGGCTTGCAGCACACACTTCAAGCCGAGTATCTGTGGGTTATCACACCTAGTGGTGGCATAATCACCAGCCCAAATACGGCTATCCCTGACCACACTATTTTTTCGACCAAAACGCTCAAGGATGACATCCAGCTTGCTTTCTTCCGTTCTCTGGAAACAGACGAACTGCAAGTGCTTATTTTTCCGATTTCACTATGGAACGGCAAAGGTAAGATTGCCATAGTACAGCAGACAACGTGGCCTTCGCACAAAATTCTTATAGATTTCCTTGTGCCTACCGCCGGAACCGGTCTTTTGATCGGGCTGATTGTGCTTCCGTTAATAACACGGACATTACGCCCGCTTAAGGATTTAGAAGAAAAAGTAATTAACTTTGCAACCGGTGATCTTTCCGAACGAGTTGTGCCTGTTGATGACGATGAAGTGGGTCGCCTTTCCCGCACGTTCAATATTATGGCAGACAACCTTGAGCAGATGACACGCTTTCGGCACGAACTCACAGCCAACATTTCGCATGAACTGCGCAGCCCGCTTACAAGAATTCAAATGTCTGAAGAACTGGCATATCTTAGCTGTGAACAACACGACTATAAAAATGTCATCAAACATTTAAACTCTATTCGGGGTGAAGTCGCTGAACTTGATGGATTGATTGAAGAAATTCTTAAGCTATCTAAAATGGAACTTAACACGCAGATCGGCGAAATTGGCGCCTGCGACCTCACCGATACTGTTCAACGATTATTGCGCAAAAGTGCACCGATTATTGAACGAAAAGAACTCGTAGTGCAGACAAACTTTTCACATGATTGCGTCATCACCTGCAACTATCCGATGGTCAATCTTGCTATCAGCAATTTGATGTCAAATGCGCTTAAGTTTTCAAAAGATAAAGGAACAATCAGAGCCGCAACGTTCTCAAGTTCACGAACTGTCAGTGTCGAAATTTTCAACTCGTTCTACCGTACGCTTTCGTCGGCTGAGCTGATTTCTATTTTTGAACCGTTTTCCCGCGCTGAAGGCGAAAGTGTTCCCGGTACAGGACTAGGACTTGCCCTTGTTTCAAAAGTTGCCGAGCAGCATGATGGTACCATTAGTGCTGAAAACCGCGCACACGGAATACTGTTCCGCATAACGCTCCCACGCGCTCTTGCAGAACAAAAGACAACTTCTACGACGTAA
- a CDS encoding response regulator: protein MEQTILIIDDDAKLQDLLTEYLENSGFNIVSILNGHDALSSIRNIAPSLIILDVMLPGKDGLEVLRDIRTESTIPIIMLTARGDDADRIVGLELGADDYLSKPFNPRELLARIKAILRRFDNSTAKISSHQIECAGLALEASRQILVIDNEHITLSPTETKLMAELMRSPNHEFSRDDLMTKVWGREFNAYDRSIDVHISKLRNILKPYNEHAHRIRTVWGKGYMFLSD from the coding sequence ATGGAACAAACAATCCTTATCATCGATGACGATGCGAAGTTGCAAGATCTCTTAACTGAATATTTAGAAAATTCAGGTTTTAACATCGTATCCATTCTCAATGGGCACGATGCTCTTTCAAGCATCCGCAACATTGCTCCGTCCCTTATCATTCTTGACGTCATGCTTCCGGGCAAAGACGGTCTGGAAGTCCTTCGCGATATCCGCACGGAATCTACTATCCCGATCATTATGCTTACCGCACGCGGGGACGACGCAGACCGTATTGTAGGTCTGGAATTAGGTGCAGACGACTATCTTTCAAAACCATTTAACCCACGCGAACTTCTAGCCCGCATTAAAGCTATTTTACGCCGTTTCGACAACAGCACAGCCAAAATATCTTCACATCAGATCGAATGTGCTGGCCTTGCGCTAGAAGCAAGTAGACAAATTCTCGTTATCGACAATGAGCACATTACATTGTCTCCAACAGAAACAAAGCTCATGGCAGAGCTCATGCGCAGCCCGAATCACGAATTCTCCCGTGACGATCTTATGACTAAGGTCTGGGGACGTGAATTTAATGCCTATGACCGTAGTATTGATGTACACATATCTAAACTACGCAACATTTTAAAGCCATACAACGAGCATGCTCACCGCATCCGCACAGTGTGGGGCAAAGGGTACATGTTCCTGAGCGACTAA
- a CDS encoding NAD(P)-dependent oxidoreductase has translation MSIASKRIGWIGTGVMGKSMCKHLITSGCTAFVYNRSAEKAKELTDLGATLCSSPAEVAANSDIVFTIVGFPQDVEEVILGENGVIANAKEGTIVVDMTTSTPSLAKRIAEVAAAKNMAALDAPVSGGDLGAREATLAIMVGGDSETYATMLPFFEAMGKNIQRMGEAGAGQHCKMANQILIAGTMIGTVESLLYATKTGMDLDQVIDVIGSGAAGSWSINNLGRRIAKKDFDPGFFIKHFVKDMGIALEEAANMNLSLPGLAMANQFYVAAKAQGLENLGTQGLYKVFEAMNQA, from the coding sequence ATGAGTATTGCATCAAAGCGCATTGGGTGGATTGGGACAGGCGTAATGGGTAAATCTATGTGCAAACATTTGATAACATCTGGTTGCACTGCCTTCGTATACAATCGTAGCGCAGAAAAAGCGAAAGAACTTACTGACCTCGGTGCTACTCTTTGCAGTTCACCAGCTGAAGTTGCAGCCAACAGTGATATTGTTTTTACAATTGTCGGATTTCCTCAAGATGTCGAAGAAGTCATTCTTGGAGAAAACGGCGTTATTGCAAATGCTAAAGAAGGTACAATTGTTGTAGATATGACAACATCTACACCGTCGCTAGCAAAGCGCATTGCAGAAGTTGCTGCAGCTAAAAACATGGCAGCACTTGATGCTCCGGTATCCGGTGGAGATTTAGGTGCACGCGAAGCCACTTTGGCAATAATGGTCGGTGGTGATTCCGAAACATACGCTACAATGCTTCCATTTTTTGAAGCAATGGGCAAGAACATTCAACGGATGGGCGAAGCCGGAGCAGGACAACACTGCAAAATGGCTAACCAAATTTTGATTGCAGGAACAATGATCGGTACCGTTGAATCCCTTCTCTATGCAACAAAAACAGGAATGGACCTGGACCAAGTTATCGATGTGATCGGTAGCGGCGCAGCTGGTTCGTGGTCAATTAACAACCTCGGCAGACGCATCGCTAAAAAAGATTTTGATCCCGGTTTCTTCATCAAGCACTTTGTAAAAGACATGGGCATCGCGCTTGAAGAAGCTGCAAACATGAATTTATCCCTCCCGGGACTTGCAATGGCAAACCAGTTTTACGTAGCTGCAAAAGCTCAGGGGCTTGAAAATCTCGGTACTCAGGGGTTGTACAAAGTATTTGAAGCAATGAATCAGGCTTAG
- a CDS encoding methyl-accepting chemotaxis protein yields MFRKITIRARVFLLLTVFLLFILGILLFNARSTMQSNDDAVLHLQKVMLNGEKETLKVATHSLALAISSQLSGISDKETQYRIMQNAVEKPRFKKDSSGYFFIYEGTTNVALPTKKSLIGKDLGQVKDKNGVYFVRELKNAAAAGGKFVQYVFNKPGKGDQPKLAYAEMIEGTPYWIGTGVYIDNVEKHKQMLQNQFDSAMKKNMLFQMTIIGIILLLGFAPFCLFLVRSIVTPVLQANKVAQEIAHGNLNVTIETEGNDEIADLQASLTIMAETLRENVNDMAVKEKEANRQAAIAREAAARAEEAMQQASVATSEGINTAAERLTGLVGSINASSTDLAATSRQLEKGADVQLTRISETATAMEEMNATVLEVARNASDAAERTERSRRQAAEGQTVVNDTITAITDLQKITSILQNNMNQLGKESDAIGQVMTIINDIADQTNLLALNAAIEAARAGDAGRGFAVVADEVRKLAEKTMGATSEVGSSISTIQQLAQKNIKGMEESAEAMQSTAQRSQVSGEMLESIVDMADAAAAQVQSIATAAEEQSAASEEITRSIEEINAIANESRAMAGNAEQSVSALHDEARNLQEIIYELKEEAAN; encoded by the coding sequence ATGTTTAGGAAGATTACAATTAGGGCAAGAGTATTTCTACTGCTTACAGTTTTTTTGTTATTCATTTTAGGAATACTTCTGTTCAATGCTCGTTCAACAATGCAATCAAATGACGACGCAGTTCTCCATTTGCAAAAAGTTATGCTTAATGGAGAAAAGGAAACACTCAAAGTCGCAACACATTCTTTAGCACTAGCCATTAGCTCCCAACTATCCGGAATCAGTGATAAAGAAACACAGTATCGCATTATGCAAAACGCAGTGGAAAAACCTCGTTTTAAGAAAGATAGTTCAGGATATTTTTTCATTTACGAGGGCACAACCAACGTTGCACTCCCGACCAAAAAGTCTCTTATTGGTAAAGACTTAGGTCAGGTAAAAGATAAAAACGGCGTATACTTCGTTCGGGAATTAAAAAATGCTGCCGCTGCCGGTGGCAAATTTGTACAATACGTTTTCAACAAACCGGGGAAAGGCGACCAACCGAAACTTGCTTATGCAGAAATGATTGAAGGAACGCCATATTGGATTGGAACAGGCGTTTACATCGATAACGTCGAAAAGCATAAGCAAATGCTTCAAAATCAATTTGATAGCGCCATGAAAAAGAACATGCTTTTCCAGATGACTATCATTGGCATTATTCTTTTACTCGGATTCGCTCCATTCTGTCTTTTCCTTGTTCGTTCTATCGTTACTCCAGTCTTACAGGCGAACAAGGTTGCTCAGGAAATTGCACACGGAAATCTTAATGTCACAATTGAGACTGAAGGGAACGACGAAATCGCTGATTTGCAAGCATCCCTTACTATCATGGCAGAAACATTACGTGAAAACGTTAATGACATGGCAGTTAAAGAAAAAGAAGCAAACCGACAGGCAGCAATCGCTCGCGAGGCAGCAGCACGAGCTGAAGAAGCAATGCAGCAAGCATCAGTTGCCACAAGCGAAGGTATTAACACCGCGGCAGAGCGTCTTACTGGTTTGGTAGGCAGTATTAACGCCAGCTCAACAGACCTTGCAGCCACAAGCCGTCAGCTGGAAAAAGGGGCAGATGTTCAGCTCACACGAATCAGCGAAACTGCTACAGCAATGGAAGAAATGAACGCGACCGTACTTGAAGTTGCCCGCAATGCAAGCGATGCAGCAGAACGTACAGAACGCTCCAGACGTCAGGCAGCAGAAGGTCAGACCGTTGTTAATGACACCATTACTGCTATTACCGATCTGCAAAAAATTACGAGTATTCTACAGAACAACATGAACCAGCTGGGCAAAGAGTCTGATGCAATCGGTCAGGTGATGACCATCATTAACGACATCGCTGACCAGACAAACCTGCTCGCACTTAACGCAGCAATCGAAGCAGCCCGAGCAGGCGATGCAGGCCGAGGTTTTGCTGTTGTTGCGGATGAAGTACGTAAGCTCGCAGAAAAAACCATGGGTGCAACAAGCGAAGTTGGCAGCAGCATCAGCACGATCCAACAGCTTGCACAAAAGAACATCAAAGGCATGGAAGAATCTGCGGAAGCAATGCAATCCACGGCACAGCGTTCACAAGTTTCTGGTGAAATGCTCGAATCGATTGTTGATATGGCCGATGCTGCCGCAGCGCAGGTTCAGTCAATCGCAACCGCTGCTGAAGAACAATCAGCTGCATCTGAAGAAATTACACGATCTATTGAAGAAATTAATGCCATTGCGAACGAGTCACGCGCTATGGCTGGCAACGCCGAACAAAGTGTTTCTGCACTGCACGACGAAGCACGAAATCTTCAGGAGATTATTTATGAACTCAAGGAAGAAGCTGCCAATTAA